The Daphnia magna isolate NIES linkage group LG3, ASM2063170v1.1, whole genome shotgun sequence genomic interval CATAAGACAATTCAATAAAGAGAAATAAAGTCGAACGTTATTTGAAATTCGATATGTTATAATTATTATCATGTATTCTTTCCTTCATCGGTGAAGTCCTGGAGAGGTAAACCCGGGACGTAGGTATGCACGTCTGGTGTTAAAGCGTAGAAGGTTAACAGGTAAACTTGGAAAGCAAAGCTGTTATTAACCGGTAAATTTCGACAAACCTGGTGATCCCCAAAGACCATGCGAGCCATTTGCACTGTACACCACCGGATGAGTTCCCATTAGCTCAACGGTAGGCGGATATTGCGGTTCATATCTCGCATCCTTTTCGTAAGGACTGTCGTCATAATCCGGGTCAACCTGCATTTAAAGTTGGTTTATTCTTTCCCGCTTTTGGGTATGGCGACATGAAAACTATTATGGGTTTAAGCAACATCTCGTACCGCAGACCGAACTTCTTCTCCAACAAAGaactgaaaattttttgtagTCTCATTCCATTCATAATAAGCGCCAAAGCTGTGAACGTTAAGGTGAATCATATACGGCTGTCCGTTCTTTTTGGAAGATACAAAGATAGAAATTTTAAAGATTATTTAGTAACAAGACTAGAACTTATCAATAGACGTACTCTAAAACGCAAAGCATTGTGTTCCCAGTCTCCTACATGATTTCCAAGATTTTTTTCTGCTCCAGCACAGCTCCCATTAATTGGAACGCCTGAGATGCCGTCAATGAGTAGAAATAGCCACAAAGTTCAAAGATTTCGTAACAAGTTAAATCTTactacacaattttttttcccgctaggacaccgaataaataaatgcaaaTACGCTACCGACACATGCATCCTTCCCACGATTATACGGGTAAAAGGCAAAATAAGAAACGTCAAGCGTTTTAAATGCATCGTCGTATTCACGGTATATTGTGTAGGTTGGTACTCCACCATTCTCAATCGCCTGACCGAAAAACATGCCCAGGTTGTAACAAGAGGGGCAATCTAGAACGACAAAGAAGGGTCATGTTCAGAAAAATTGCagcaaaattttatttttttaatgtcttaTTCAAACGTACCTAAAGGTTCACGCGTTTGCATGTGTAACGTTAAACTCGCTTCACCGCCTATAATATTTTCGGGGGTTACATAGTCCTGGATAATTACACTTTGGTTATCTTGGACGGTGACTTCCGGTAAAAAAATTCGACTGAACTCGGTAGAAATTTTTCTTCGCTGTGTAGCCAAACCAAAGGGGACCAGGATCGAATAAGTTCTTCGACTACACATATGGAGACATAGTTAAACGTACTTGTGATTATAACAGGGAATTAaattatatatacgtatatataaaaaaaagggtattTAAATTCTTTACATGAATACCTTCGGGTGTAATTGCTGTGGCAGGGGTTGACATCAATCCACAAATGGCGACAAATACATAAAGTCTCCATTTCCGCACATGTTCCGTTTGTTGATGCATTATGTACTAACAAGGTGAATGTGTTCGGATTGAAAGCCCCAATTTCACTTACCAAACACTACCCAAAGTGGGAAGACCTAGttaaaaactttcaaaaaaacaaaacaagtatcAGATAACATCTATGTTGATTGTTTAAGAAAAGTACACACCTAATCTACTGTGCTGAACCTCTGTTTTGTCTGTTTCATTATATTGAtatcaaacaaaataaacaatacTGTCTCAATGCAAAAACAGATCATACAATACGTACATTCTGACGTCAAACCTACCTGAACGCTTGAAGTCGAAGTGACTATTTACCTATGTCAATATTTTACTATGGATTACACTATCTGCAGAGATCGAATTTAAGACGATATATGACGACGTTACAAATGTCTTCAAGTATTTGTATATTGCCTGATATCGCCTCTTCAACTATTCATACGTTTTTAAACATTACATTTAAACATTGATGCTAGTCCGAAAAACCTTTTAATTAAGTAAAATGCTTAGTCTTCAAATACCCGTAGCTGCTGTAAATCGACGTAGTAATAATCAACGAACTAtcgaaaaaatttcaaataaaaatttcgaaCAAGAATAAAGAATCAAttagaaaatagaaagaaaaaaaatctattttctaaaatagaattagaaatTTCTAAATTCGTCGAATAAAACTTGGTATGGCTCTATCCggtattcttattttttcgaGCACTGATTCCACTGTTAGCCGAGTATCAAATTTTCGAATATGCAATGCAATATGCATATGCAAGTTcgaagaataatttttttttccctttgcgTTTTTAAGCAAATAAGGCTTTATCCCTGTTTTCTATGGTTCACCGCCTAAAAATAGTCAATTTGGGGTGATCCAGCAGACTGTTTTGCAAGTTGAAGGTTGGGTTAACAAATTTTGCCGGATAGCCCAAAATTTACTAGTTATGGGGGTGAACTTTAGGGCACCCGGGCTTCAGCAAATCAGTGTCGAGCTCCGACTGCACAAACACAATTAAACATTCTAAATTTTTGTTAGAAATTTACTGGAAATTCGTGAATAAGTGAAAATCAGAGCTCAAAAAGAATCAGAACAACGAACAGAAAAACACTAGATTTATCCGACAAATAAAGAACAAATTTATgattctttattcttaaatgaaatttttatttcgagTTAATTTTATTCGGTAGAACACTGATTTGATTCGACAATATTTGGCTATTACCGTCATTTTATTGTAGATCATTTCTGTAAACGTCAAAAGGACAACGCTTAACCATCAGGATTTTTCTTGACGGAAGATTTCTGTTAATATCGCCATCTGAGCAAGAAAACGCGGATTTAAAACTCAATCAGTAAAAGAATACACAAGTTATGGAAAATACTAAACTTACATTTTCAAAACTTTGTCTCGTCCACCAGAAACAACTCGCTGCGAGTCAGGGCTCCAATCAACTGCAAATACTTCATCTCCGTGTCCAGGCAAATCCAAATGTAATTTCTTTGTCTTTAGGTTCCAAACTGTTAAAACAAACAAGCTAATCAAATCTTCTATACAAAAATTGggaggaaaaataataataataacaataacaataataatactaataataataataaaataaaattcagcCAGCAAAAACCTTTCAAAGTAGAATCAGCGCTTCCCGCTTACAAGTAGGCGGGAATCCGCGGACCAGGCAATTTGATAAACGGCTTGTACATGACCCCTAAGGGTAGTTATGAATGTACCAGTTCGCCCATCCCAGATTTTGATGGATTTGTCAAAGGATGCGGATGCAATAAGTCTAGAATCAGGAGAAAACTTAACGTCATTTACCAACTGCTGGTGACCGGTCATCCGTGCTAAAAAGTGAAgagaaacaaacgaaacatAACAACAGGGTTTTTCCATCAAGCAATATCACAAAAACATACCTATATGCTTTTTATCTGATTCAGGATTCCACAAAAATAACGTAAAATCATCCGAGCCAGACACTAAACGTTCGGGTCCGATTTGTTGTACTTGCTTGTATCGGTCCAGAGCTTTATTCTGGGCTTCTTCAGGTGACAAGATTCTCTGTGGACGTCCTACTTCTGCTGGTTCGAAAGCTCCGGTACGCAGAACATAATCAGTACTCAAGGCTAAAGTGTTAACCCAATGGGCATGCCCTTGTAGCGTCCTGCATAATATTCCGTCTTCAGATCGCCACACTTTTACTGTTCGATCCTATATCATTACAAATGGGTTAAAGAAATTGGCATTTTCGGTTGATTTTGATACTGAAGTATTTAAACTACCTGTGACGCAGAATAGATGAGTCCTGTTCCTCCCCATCTTATACATGACACCCCTTGTTGGTGACCAGCAAGATTGATTAAACATGTGCCAATTACCACATCCCAAATCCTTATGTCTCCGTCTTTAGAAGAGCTCGCCAACTTCCTGCAATGTGGGTTCAGATGAAATGGTTCCCAAACAAGCCATGTCACCCACTGTTTATGGCCAACTAGTGGTTTGCCTTTCTGTGTTCCAGTTGCAGAATCCCACAATCGAATTTCACCAGTTTTGCATGCTGATGCTAAAGTTTGTCCATTGGGAGACCAAGCTGTACAGAGAACCCAATGTTTGTGCCCTAGAAAATGTTAGCTTTAGTCTGCTGCCTTGTTGTAACTACTGATTTAAATTTTCACAACATTTTATATGCTAACCTTTGCATGTGAATAATGGACTTTCAGTATTCAGGTCCCAAAATCTAACAGTTGTATCACCTGAGCCACTAGCCAATTGTTTTCCATCTGGACTGAAGCTTACCGAGATTACAGCTTCTGAATGACCTGGTAATGAGCTGAAACACAGATATATTTAGATGTAAATTCTAAATTATCTTAGAATGAATTCTGAAACACACCTGGTACATCTGGTTACTGCTCGTACTTGAAAAACAGCTTGTGGTTGGTATATAATTTCCAAAACCTTTTCACTGTCTAGCACTGCATTTTTTAATGCAGAAGCAAGATTGCTTGTAACTTCTACATCTTTGACAAAAAATGTATACGGCGTAGGTTCACTGTCGTTTTTCGCAATAAATGCATTGCAAATTAACTGCAAATTCTCGGCAGTTATATTCAAAGGCAAATCTATCGGAGACTCTAGTAGTTCACCACTCTCCGATTTGAACTGTGCAAGGACATGAGCAATCTCATCTTTCTCATCGGATTCTGACAACTTTCTTTTGGAAACCCTGGAAACCagaatatttaattttaattgaaaatattGCTTGCCAACTACGCGAAGtcaaaaaataacattgttaGATTTACATTGTTAACTACTCACATTTTAGCCGATTCGGTAAGTGACACACGTGTTAACAGACGACAGGAGCACATAAAATGCGAAAGCAAAACGTGGAAGGTTTTCCGACTACAATGTGGAACTCAATACAGAGCCATTTTTTCAGTTCAAATTTATCATAATCTAATGCAACCTAATAAGTTTCTGTGATTCCATTCGATTAGTTGTGAAGATGGATTTGTTCAGTTTTATTAATGAATCTGAAGAAAAACGTTTACtttgttttctgttgttaTTATAGATCGTTAGATCAGATGAAATTACGTAGCTATACACGGTACTCGGTACACGCGAATCAGAAGTACAGtttcttccccccttttcACAATTAAAATTTACAGTAAAGATAGCTTAGCGTGAAAAGACAATTGCAAATAAGTATTATGGTATTAAAATTCCTTTCGTAAGATGATTTTAGTCAATAAGATGCAGATACAGCGgttgaacaaaaaacaaattaatagtAATACCCATTATATTCGCCAAATTTCGGTAATTTATTTGTCAAGTGGTTCAACACAACAACTTACACAGGCCTTACATGGTCTTTAGGCTagtgtttttcctttttcttgacaatagattttttaaatactttctttttggttttcttcggTTCGGGTTCAACCTTTTCTGGTTCTGTCTCCTCTTTATCCTGTTGTCCAAGTAATTCACCTTCAAGGGTATCTAGTTCATTCATATACTGCTCTTCCAGTGCATCGCCTTCGTCTTCACTGCTTTCATCGGCgagtttcttttccttcgaagTTTTTAACAAGTTTTCTGGATTTTCTGATTCATCTTCTTCAACGTCTGATATTTCCGCTTTTCTAGAACTTTTTGAAGTTCTGGCAACCGTAATaagtttttcttcaatttcggTATCAGACATATCTTCATCTTCTTGTTCTTGGATATTTTCAGGTGTTTCGAAGTCTTCAATCGCAGCGTCTAAATCCGTGCGTTGGTACTTTTCGTCGGGAATCTTTTTAACTTCGCCACTAGGATACACAGCAACTTTCCAGCCCGGTGCAAGTGTGCTTAGATCGTCAATGAGTGGTTCAGTATGTTTCTTTGAAATTGGCAATGACACTGTATCTCGAGtggctaaaaaaattaaaaagaagtAAACATTTGTTGACCGGCAGGTGAGCTACATTACCAACATACCAAAACTGACGTAGATAGGTACAGTCCACGGGTGGTTGCCGAAACGAATACATAAGCTACGGACATTTGCATATTTGCCGGGGAAATGTTTTTGCATACTCTGATAGACTGCCATGATATTCTCAACTATTTCCTTTTCCGTCTGATTCGACAGCCCAATCTGCATTTGTGTACTTGTACCATTATTAGACATAGGCATCATACTTGTAGACAAAGCTCGATTCATTTCCATTAAAAGATCCTCAGCTTCCAGGTCAACTGGCACTGGTAGCCTTGAAGGGAAAAAGAGTTAATTAATAATTGAACTGTCTATTTAATACCTGTATATAATAACAGATGAAATAGGTAGTATGTTACATACTTGCCAGCTTGATAAAAAGCTTTACCAAGATATCTTGGGACAAATTTTGCAATCCTTTTGTCAACCAACACAACATCAAATCGTTTGGCAAATTTACCTCTTGCCTCAAATGGTTTAAACTCAACTCTCAACTGCCGTAAAGGCATAACCTAGTAGATTTACAAATGTAATTAGTTCTTCAAAGTTACAGGGAGTAATTGATAATTATTTGTAGTATAAAAATACCTCGGTAATAAAGGAGACATTTTTACTGTCAAGAAGTTCTTGATAATTTTGGGTAGTAGGTTCATGATCTACCTTCCATCCTTTCTCCAAATCCTTCACAATCAAACAAATGTCACAATCTCCATCCAAAAATGGGTTTGGGAGCTTactgaaataaaagtaaataTATTAATCTGCTGTATTAACATATTTTCTTAATGAATTTTCTTTACTAACACCCTCAGGGGTTGTGCATCAGAACTTGAAATCTTTATTGCGGAGACAAGAAGATTGATAGGATGTGGGTCATCTTCAAAAAGCTgcccactttttgttttttggagTGTGCAAGACCATGCTTTGAATGCTGCAATCACAGCTGCCTCAACCTAGAAATGTTGATAATATTGAAACTACTAGGAAGTGGACTATATTTCCTTACCGAAGATGTCAGTAATTcgcattttgaatttttgatgGATCAAGGGTGATAACACTCTTTGGTGGGGCAGGGGATACATTTTTGTAGCTTTTTTCGGAGAACACTgattggtttcttttttttggcagCAAGATGTACGCTAGTTCCTTTTTGAATGGTGGGCACCGGAGATTTCTTCACATTGGAATGCTTTTTTGTGTATTTGTCACGGGTTTCTGCGACTTTTTAACTTTGACACCCATGATAACCAGTGAATTATGCCCGAAAAAACGAAGTGGGAGATCCACGTGCTTCTATGAAAAACCAGCGGTCGATGGCGTCTGCGAAACAGTGCCGGTTGCCGCCTTAGTCTTTTTATACCCCTGTGGCCTGTCCCTGTCGTAACTCGTAATGTAACGTGTAAGTCTAATAAAAAGTATAAGGATGGGTGACTTCTAAAAAATTATATCAAATTGATATGAaactgatttcaatttaaattttgtaaattttgtCATATAACAGAAAGGTTTTTCAATAAATGGCAACGATGCACGTCAAAAacttttgttcatt includes:
- the LOC123470389 gene encoding LOW QUALITY PROTEIN: notchless protein homolog 1-like (The sequence of the model RefSeq protein was modified relative to this genomic sequence to represent the inferred CDS: deleted 1 base in 1 codon), encoding MCSCRLLTRVSLTESAKMVSKRKLSESDEKDEIAHVLAQFKSESGELLESPIDLPLNITAENLQLICNAFIAKNDSEPTPYTFFVKDVEVTSNLASALKNAVLDSEKVLEIIYQPQAVFQVRAVTRCTSSLPGHSEAVISVSFSPDGKQLASGSGDTTVRFWDLNTESPLFTCKGHKHWVLCTAWSPNGQTLASACKTGEIRLWDSATGTQKGKPLVGHKQWVTWLVWEPFHLNPHCRKLASSSKDGDIRIWDVVIGTCLINLAGHQQGVSCIRWGGTGLIYSASQDRTVKVWRSEDGILCRTLQGHAHWVNTLALSTDYVLRTGAFEPAEVGRPQRILSPEEAQNKALDRYKQVQQIGPERLVSGSDDFTLFLWNPESDKKHIARMTGHQQLVNDVKFSPDSRLIASASFDKSIKIWDGRTGTFITTLRGHVQAVYQIAWSADSRLLVSGSADSTLKVWNLKTKKLHLDLPGHGDEVFAVDWSPDSQRVVSGGRDKVLKIWRY
- the LOC116935543 gene encoding putative vacuolar protein sorting-associated protein TDA6, which codes for METLCICRHLWIDVNPCHSNYTRSRRTYSILVPFGLATQRRKISTEFSRIFLPEVTVQDNQSVIIQDYVTPENIIGGEASLTLHMQTREPLDCPSCYNLGMFFGQAIENGGVPTYTIYREYDDAFKTLDVSYFAFYPYNRGKDACVGVPINGSCAGAEKNLGNHVGDWEHNALRFRNGQPYMIHLNVHSFGAYYEWNETTKNFQFFVGEEVRSAVDPDYDDSPYEKDARYEPQYPPTVELMGTHPVVYSANGSHGLWGSPDVHTYVPGLPLQDFTDEGIAWTTWDNLILIPWLPSNISYEGNLNWLNFLGDWGNSAEGCEYEIVTGECELGSGPSGPRSKVDFPDPQPKTSMSN